The Homo sapiens chromosome 4, GRCh38.p14 Primary Assembly genome contains the following window.
TTTGTTGTCACATATTTCACATAAGCATTTGACTTAAAGTACAAACAGAAATAGTACATTCCTTAATTGTAAACATTCACCAAGAGCTTCCAGAGTACGGTAAGTAATAGAGGTGGCCCAAGAGTAAGTGAAATCTTCTTCACTCATTGGATACTGCTGAGATTAGCAAAACAGCTTTGAAGAAAATGATCATAAGTCTTCCTTGTATTTCTACAAAGATGCAGttctggatatatatttttagttgaaaacACTTGAAAGTCATTCTAAAGACTACATTAGGCACCATTTTCACTTACCTGAAATATATTCAGTTAATTTCAGCAGTATGTATGACTCTtaatatcagaaattaaaaataaccatGAGTCTCAAGTTCCCTGTTGTGGATACCTACGGAGTACTGAGTTCCCACTGATACTAATAGGAGCCACTCATGAATACCAAGGGTAGTAACTCCCCCAGGGCCACATGTAACCACTAAGTCTGAGGCACAACTATTACTTGTGTTGGTGGAAGCAACATAAGCATATTTAAGGATGTATTTGGATGTAAAGAGTTCACTCTACTCTTAATATTCTTTCTATGTAGATCACAAACATTAACAGCCTCTTTCAGCAGTTTTCCACACCAGTAAGGCCCTTTATCTTACCTTTTGTGGGATCTTGGCAAGGGCTGTTGCAATTACATTGGCCCTTTCTGCTGTCATGTTACTTATCACTGACCCCAGAGAAAACACCACAACACCATTTTCTCCAGAGCTCTGTACAAACTCCTCCATTtcctgtgaaaaaaaaattgtttcatcaCAAAAGAGTATCACCACAGCAGGCACTACTGAAAGAATTGGTACCAAAtattaaagagagaaaatcaagTATTTTGAGGAATTATtggaattaataatattttttaactgaatCATTCAGTTTCTTTGCAAGAAGATGTTTGAGATAGTTGGCCTCTGTTAAGGATAtttgtgtaaatatgtgtgtatatgtatgtatgtgtctgcatgtgtgtaaTGGAGGAAAGAAATGGAGCTATTACATTGTAGTCAGGGagataatgttaaaaaatataccCAGACCCTTCACTTATAATACTATAATTACTAATATAAGTTCTTGGAATAGTGGCACCACTCGGCTTTAATCCTATGTTTTTGTTCTACTAAATCACTTGTGTTTATTTCAGGCATGTTTTCTGTAGAATTCTTTTAGTTTGAAGCCATTAGTGGTCTACTTCCCTAAATATGAGCACTGAGGAAAAGATATTCACAGTTGGGATAATTTTATATCTACATTTATGTTCCTCTACAATGCTTTATGCTTCACTTAAAGTTTGTCAGAGTTTTCCAgtagtttttcaaaaaataaaaaatgaaaataaaagctggTGGTTAAGAATCACTGACATTCCTGAGTCTAGTATTGTGATTTGGAATTTTTATGAATCAGTCTTGGGAGTCTCATTTATCATATGGAATTGTAGAGTTTATAGTTAGTTGTTGAATAATTGTaccttttgggtttttgtttagGTGGAGCACCTATTGCCCTGAAATCACACTGTTAAATTGATGTGCTATTTCTAACTGCATGTGAGGAACTCTCATCATCACTTTGTTGTGTCTCAGAGGCAGCACTGGCACCAGAATAGGAGAGGCCACCAGGCCTTTCTTCAGGAGAGATCTTGTCTCTCTTTTGAGTAgctcacacacaccacattacactgctggtgaagatgtgcTTGGCTGCCATTGATTGAGAATTATTCTGACTTGAGTTCCCCAATGTATAccaatatttaaatttaagtattttcaGATTTAATCATTGGGGTAAAACTTTTCCAAAtggtttttaacaaaacaaagaaaaaaacgtCTAAATGTAAACAGTGCATCACATATGGCAGagtgttttcttaaaatatgatttttaatcttACATTAACGTGAGAGTCCTTGTACTACTATTCCACGTAATACCTGGGGCTTCTAGGTGTTGCGTGTGATTGCAGTTACCTGTAGCCACATTTAATGTAACTCGTTTTCAGTGTTTCATCTCACTGGCTTGATATCAGAGCCTTGTTTTTCTACTAGGTGTTGAAGGAATCTAATCTCTGTTTAGAGATTCATCACTGATATTGACTGGTTGTTTCTCCTTTTgtgataatattataaaaataatacaaaattaatgtaagaaattgtataaaagtatgaaaagttttttaaaaaataatttttctaaaatttctacctagagatattatttatagaaaatatgtattttttattatggattttGTCCTATTTATATAGGTCAATGTATACATGTGAcacttatttagaaaattttaatcttattgtatatacattttatccTGCGAAAACTTCCATCttgttatatttatcattttccaACTCACTTTATTTGTACTATGGCTGATGGTGTAATTGAACATTtcattgataaaattattttaatgctattgtatGCACATACATTTTAATCATTCTTTCATATAAGATGTTGGATTACTTGTAATGttaattttgtgaatattttccatAAGGTTTAATAGGTGCACCTtgatttttttatgatttcacgtgaatatattataaaattaataactacgcatttttaaaacacttgatgCAGTTTGTCAAGTGTCTTAttctcttaaaatatatagaaattatctgagaatgtaatatataattgaaAAGAATGCAACCTGGGTTAGcaattattttacataataaacaGTTAAATAGCTGGTTTCACAACCGTTGACTTGCATTCAAAGCTTTCTGCAAGTTAATAACAAGACCTAGTATTAGTAATTACCACTATTGTACTACTAGTCAACCTTTTTTCTTGTCCTTTTACACCTCctactctcttcctcctccaattTGCACTGTCAGTTTCCCTTAATGTGAATGGGGAAATCTTTCAAGAGTAATGTAGAGTGACATAGATTTTTCATTAGTCTTACTTCAGCTTTTCTCTCTTGAGAAAGTGACTATATAAAGCCCATACAATTTGCATTAAACAGAGATACTGAGTTttaacaatggaataaaatttcagttttatgtAAGCAAAAACGTTCTTTTAAGAGGTTGCATAATAATGCATTGAAGAATGCTTACTTTGTACATATGTCTTAAAATgtgatattaatttaaaatatgtgaggTTCTTGTGTTCCTTCAAAAAGAATATAATCTTATATGCTGACAGAAGTTTCTTCATATTGAAACTAAGGGCACTATTCAGATACAAGTGGTAGAAATTATTTCGTCTTTATTATGCATGCATTGTTCACTATCTCTGTGCTTCTCTGTCAGGCACCTATGATGTTGAGACAAGTTCATCCAGAAAGCTTTACTGATTTGCTTGTCATAAGGCAGACATCATCTGCTCTAATAGGTATGTTTATgctctaaaatgtaaaattctggGATCTCAATgcagaaatgattttaaatactTTGTTAAAGTCAAGTGAACCCTGGGTTTGTCTGCACATATTTGAGGTACACATTTATATTGTTGAGGAAGAGTTTTAAGCTGGAATACTGGTGAAGATCCTTGTTACTTATGGtagaattttagaatttcaaCTAGCTCATCTTACTGTCACAATTGGTATGTATAATTTTAATCAAGTCCACAGGGTATCTGTCATCTATGACTTTGCAAGAGAATATAACCTTGATGTGCTGAATAATCTGGTTCTCTTAAATGAGGAATGATATCTCAAGTGACTTGCACATGTTAAGTAGTTAGTAGTATTAGTAATAATCACAAAATAACCataattacaaaattaataacatttctgAGTCACTGACTATATGCCAGAgacattttaagtgttttgtctgttttaatattttttccacacAACACAATATGAAGTTGGCACTATTTCTGTAAATGTGGGCCTAATGATTTCTATCAACATTCTAGTCCACTTTTCCATCATCTGTTACCTGAATCCATGGAAAGTTTCCTGAATGGTTAGCTCTTTACAGTGTGGCCCTTCTGTAATTTAATCCATTGAATATCTTGGaggcttttcttaaaaaagagaatcgtttcatatatatttatttcttaactcTTTTTAGTAGTTTTTCAATACTCTTAAGAAATATTTCCACTACTAATATGTATCCGGCTCTAATTTACCTCTTAGTATCATCTCATTCTTAGTCATTCCCTGAAAACAAAACCTGAGGACTTGAGAACTGTCCTGACCACTTTATCTGCTTTCCCTTTTTGTCTGCCCCTCCCCTTCATTCTTTTACCTATTCCTGCATATTTTTTAGCCCTCATCTTACTAATCAGTAACTCCAGGATACTTTCTATTATCTCCACTGATGCTTTTTTGACATTGGGTTTTTCCTTGAGATAATagttttttataacattttcattaattACTTTTCTATATATCAAAGTAGAATGTAAGGTATGTGGGGACGGAaactgtgtctattttttttctctgaaatttctgCACTTACTTGTGTTTTGTGCTAATCCTTTTATAAGTATTATTTGAATGAATGACCAATACCTTCTTAGGTGTTGCATAATCAACATTTTACTTTAATCAACCCTACATTCAAAGTCTCCTTACTATTCCTCTCTATTTGTAATATGCATAAAACTCACATACGTGTGACGGTATTAACATATACATGAGTTTCTAATTAGTATCTGCTTTACACCACCTACTTCCCATCTTTCTTTCAGTGTAAGTCAAACATTTTGAATGAAAACTATAGactcatttctactgaaacttcgaagccaacaaaataaaaccaacaaaagtATGTTTACCTTAGGTAGGGGTTTGGCAGGTTTGCAGTGGAATCCTCCAACAAAATCAACGTTTGGTAAGaatggatgaggaaattgaaaactCCAGGAGTTTCGCATAAGCCATATGTCAGCTTTTCCCATTGTCTCAAATAAGGTAGTGGGTCTTCCTgacaggaataaagaaaagaaaaagtggatgATGTAAGATAATTACTTTACATACCTTTCTGAAAAAGGTTAGAACAATGTAAGCAAAGATGTAGGTAAAGTTTATgtgctttgaaaaatatataaatatatatgaataatatattattatgtattatatattttgtccatGTTTATTTATAAGAAAGGCAAAGTGGTGGGAGAATTATGAGGTTAAGCGACATCTCTAATGTCAAGTCAGTATACtcacaattattaaaataagtcATAGATAATTAAacatcaatttattttctctttaaagctTCAATAGTTGCATATAGATATTTAAACAACTCTTTGAGCTCCATAATCAATTAATTCTACTGTACCCATAAAACCAATTTTCTAACAGTCCAGTTTACACAACTCATTAAGCTAATCCTTTTATCTTTGGTTCAAGTGAACTCTGTACTATTTTGAGTGTATGGCAGAAATCCTGGTACCAACTATTCATTTGGATTTGAGCTAAGATCTtaataatattatcatttaagtaaatatatttgtaaattatagcTAGAAATTTTGAGAAATTATTGAAATAGAGAACTGTACTCAACCTTAATctgtctcatatttttaaataaagagacaTGGTTTCAATAAACTATATAGATATAACAACCTTCACACTTCAACAAGATAATTGGACTTCAAATGCATGATTTCCAATTCTTTAGTTAGGGAGTATAGAAATATTAGAAACTTCAAATCACCCTTATTGACTTTTGCATCTGAGATGTAGACATTATCTCTCTCTACTGTGAAGGAAACCTTCTGGAAACATGGGAATATCTTTCAATAtctaaataagaaaactgagatttacAAGGAAAACTTTCTGCAGTTACATAGATAGTTGTAGAAAAATGTGTAATTACTCATTCTATATCTATGCATTCAGTAAGATGTTACTTGAtggattttactgtttttaagatCTAAAACATTATATAGTAAAACAGATGTGTAATTGCTTAAATTCTTAGGTGTACTAATATATAGGTTTATGATTTCCTGGGGTGTTCTGTTTGAGTGATGGCCACAGGGTTTTAACAGACCTTATAATTTAAGCTTTTCTATAATGTTTGTGAGATTGATAGATCatcttgtattttcatttcataaattcACTTACCAAAAACTCCACTTCCCTGACTTTATGGCTTTATAAAAGCTCTgcttcaaagacacaaataagttAGATCTTCACGTTACCGATTAAACAAATTCTTACCTAAAACTTCACTGTAAAACTGATCCCACTTCTTCATATCAGACATTTGGAACCAAAAGTCAAAATAAAGCACATAGATCATATTTTTTACCCTCTCCATGAAAGTCATTTGATCACTTAATTTTGACATAACAATAGGTATGTAGGAAGGAGGGAAAATCAGTCCTCCACTGTGCCTTTCAATTGTGTAGCCAGGAGTAAAGCGGAGACTGTACACAAACCGTATGTTAAGTAGCGCAGCCAGCAGCTCACCACAGGGAAAAACAGCATCTGCAAAAACGATGTCAAATCTTGACTCTTGTAGTTTTTTCATAACTTTCTTATTTGAAACTACATCTTTACAGAAGTTTCTAAATATGTCATATAATTCCCACAGGATTTCTTGTTCTTGTGAAAAATATAACCAAAAGCTATCTTTTCGAATGTCTGACCATCTCTTAACCTGTTGCATGATGATATTCTCAAATTCAGTTTTAGTTAAAGATGTAGGATAAACTTCAAATTTAAGAGTGGATGCATCATTGGGATCAAAAAGAATGGAAGCTGAAGATGCCAGTACAGTCACCTCATGACCTCTCTGAACAAGCTCTTTCAGGATTGTCTTCATATTCATCCAATGGCTGTATTCTGCGGCCCACACCAGCACTTTTCCACAACTCCCAGAGCTAAAGTAACAACTGAGATGTATCAGCAGAAGAACTGAAGTCCATTTCAGAGTCATCCTGGTGCAATGCGATCATTCTTTTCCAGTCACTGTTTCTTTCTCATACTTATATACAGAGATAAATCAATCAAGTTAAAATATAACTCCTCCAATCCAAAGTAAATATATTATAGGAGCATCCTGAGTACATGGATGGCAAGGAGACAAACAAAGTTCGATTACTTCATATTTACTCAAGgatgttttatgtttcttttatgtttatattcaCTGTCATCCACCTAAGATTAATGACCTTGCAAGTACCCTGTTTTATGTAACCTACTTTATAATAGTGTCAAGAACAGTGGCAAGTGAGAGAGTCCTGCAGAGCCCTTGACACAGAATAAGAGATGAAATGATTGTACAATGCAAACAGCATTTTTGAATATCGTGGTTCAATGAATATCTTGTAAATCTTTGTTGGAGTATAATTCAAATACCATATGATTCATCAATTagtatttaaaattaagtatttccTAGTAAATTCACAGACTTGTGCATCCAACGTAACAATCAGTTttatctaaaaaaacaaaaaactcctgtgTATTAGTTCTCATCTCCCCACCAAATTTCTGCATCCACCCTGCACTAGGCAACCAGTAATCTAATTTCTGCCTCTAGAAACACACCTATTCAggatctttttaaaagtaaacggAACAATatagtatgtggtcttttgtggctggcttcttttatttagtttaatgtttttaaaggacCATCCGTAGAATAGTGTAAATAAGGActtcatttttattgccaaattgTATCAGATGCTATTTataaacacaatttatttattcatttataagttGATAGATATtgattttcttccacttttggccattatgaatagcATTGATTAACATTGATGTGCATGAATTCTgtggacatgtttttatttttcttggggaTATGCCTAGAAAGGCAATTACTGAATTATGTGGTAAATGTAAATATAACCTTTTGAGGAATTGCTAGACTTTTTCAGAGTGAGTGAATAATTTTctattctcaccaacaatgtatgagggtttcaaTGTCTCCACAACCTTGCCCACCCTTGTCTTTCACATAaccaaaaaagttattttttattttaatttataaacacaCTCCAACAGACCCAAAAAAGGAAGGTTTCCTTCCACATATTGGAGGGAAaagtgaataaattaaataataacttaCCTAATACTTCACTGTAAAACTAATCTCacttctttttgttaaaaatctcaaatgcaaagtcaaaatgaagaaaatgcaacAGATTTTTCACCTTTCTACAAATGTGTTTTGGTACTAAGTTCTGATATGACAACAGTTACATCAGAAGGAGGTAATGTAAGTCCTCCACAGAGTTCTTGGTACATACTGCCAGTTGTAAATGGATGATAGTAGACCAAATGTATAACAAATGTTTAACAGACTAAGCTGTTCAGATAACAGCTCACTACTGAGAACTGACAT
Protein-coding sequences here:
- the UGT2B11 gene encoding UDP-glucuronosyltransferase 2B11 isoform X1 yields the protein MTLKWTSVLLLIHLSCYFSSGSCGKVLVWAAEYSHWMNMKTILKELVQRGHEVTVLASSASILFDPNDASTLKFEVYPTSLTKTEFENIIMQQVKRWSDIRKDSFWLYFSQEQEILWELYDIFRNFCKDVVSNKKVMKKLQESRFDIVFADAVFPCGRPTTLFETMGKADIWLMRNSWSFQFPHPFLPNVDFVGGFHCKPAKPLPKEMEEFVQSSGENGVVVFSLGSVISNMTAERANVIATALAKIPQKVLWRFDGNKPDALGLNTRLYKWIPQNDLLGHPKTRAFITHGGANGIYEAIYHGIPMVGIPLFFDQPDNIAHMKAKGAAVRLDFNTMSSTDLLNALKTVINDPLYKENIMKLSRIQHDQPVKPLDRAVFWIEFVMPHKGAKHLRVAAHDLTWFQYHSLDVIGFLLACVATVIFIITKFCLFCFWKFARKGKKGKRD
- the UGT2B11 gene encoding UDP-glucuronosyltransferase 2B11 precursor, whose translation is MTLKWTSVLLLIHLSCYFSSGSCGKVLVWAAEYSHWMNMKTILKELVQRGHEVTVLASSASILFDPNDASTLKFEVYPTSLTKTEFENIIMQQVKRWSDIRKDSFWLYFSQEQEILWELYDIFRNFCKDVVSNKKVMKKLQESRFDIVFADAVFPCGELLAALLNIRFVYSLRFTPGYTIERHSGGLIFPPSYIPIVMSKLSDQMTFMERVKNMIYVLYFDFWFQMSDMKKWDQFYSEVLGRPTTLFETMGKADIWLMRNSWSFQFPHPFLPNVDFVGGFHCKPAKPLPKEMEEFVQSSGENGVVVFSLGSVISNMTAERANVIATALAKIPQKVLWRFDGNKPDALGLNTRLYKWIPQNDLLGHPKTRAFITHGGANGIYEAIYHGIPMVGIPLFFDQPDNIAHMKAKGAAVRLDFNTMSSTDLLNALKTVINDPLYKENIMKLSRIQHDQPVKPLDRAVFWIEFVMPHKGAKHLRVAAHDLTWFQYHSLDVIGFLLACVATVIFIITKFCLFCFWKFARKGKKGKRD